A window of Prolixibacter sp. SD074 contains these coding sequences:
- the rplP gene encoding 50S ribosomal protein L16 — protein MLQPKKVKFRRVQKGRMKGNAQRGNQLSFGTFGIKSLESAWITGRQIEAARVAVTRHMQRQGQIWIRIFPDKPITKKPAEVRMGKGKGAPEAFVAPVTPGRILIEVDGVPFDLAKEALRLAAQKLPVTTKFVIRRDFVESSINE, from the coding sequence ATGTTACAGCCCAAAAAAGTAAAGTTCAGAAGAGTACAAAAGGGACGGATGAAGGGGAATGCCCAACGAGGTAATCAGCTTTCATTTGGAACCTTTGGTATTAAATCCCTGGAATCAGCATGGATTACGGGCCGTCAGATAGAGGCAGCCAGGGTAGCGGTAACCCGCCACATGCAGCGTCAGGGACAGATTTGGATCCGAATTTTCCCAGATAAACCGATTACCAAGAAGCCTGCAGAGGTACGTATGGGTAAAGGTAAAGGAGCTCCTGAAGCATTTGTCGCACCCGTTACTCCGGGAAGAATCCTGATTGAAGTGGACGGTGTTCCGTTCGATCTCGCAAAGGAAGCGTTACGCCTGGCAGCACAGAAATTGCCAGTAACGACCAAATTTGTTATTCGACGCGATTTTGTAGAATCTTCAATTAATGAGTAA
- the rpmC gene encoding 50S ribosomal protein L29, protein MKTSEISELTTAEIVEKIDNANEELVRMKMNHAVSPLDNPLRIRHTRRDIARLQTELRKRQLEEK, encoded by the coding sequence ATGAAAACTTCTGAAATCAGTGAGTTAACCACAGCGGAAATCGTCGAGAAGATCGATAACGCGAATGAAGAGTTGGTCCGGATGAAAATGAATCATGCCGTGAGCCCGCTTGATAATCCGTTAAGAATTCGCCATACCCGCAGAGATATTGCTCGTTTGCAAACAGAACTGCGGAAACGTCAACTTGAAGAAAAATAA
- the rpsQ gene encoding 30S ribosomal protein S17 has translation METRNLRKERIGVVVSNKMDKSIVVAEKRKVKHPMYGKFVNKTSKFYAHDEANACNIGDTVKIMETRPLSKNKGWRLVEILERAK, from the coding sequence ATGGAAACAAGAAATCTTCGGAAAGAGCGTATCGGCGTTGTCGTTAGCAATAAGATGGATAAAAGCATTGTCGTTGCAGAAAAGCGTAAGGTAAAACATCCTATGTATGGGAAGTTTGTGAATAAAACCAGCAAATTTTATGCACACGACGAAGCTAATGCCTGCAACATTGGCGATACCGTAAAAATTATGGAAACCCGTCCACTGTCGAAAAACAAGGGATGGAGACTAGTTGAAATTTTAGAAAGAGCTAAGTAA
- the rplN gene encoding 50S ribosomal protein L14 has protein sequence MIQQETRCTVADNSGAKEALVIRVLGGTRKRYASLGDKVVVTVKNALPGSDLKKGTVSKAVVVRTRKEVRRQDGSYIRFDDNAVVLLSATGEMRGTRIFGPVARELRDSHMKIVSLAPEVL, from the coding sequence ATGATACAGCAAGAAACACGTTGTACAGTTGCCGATAACAGCGGAGCAAAGGAAGCTTTGGTCATTCGCGTTTTAGGCGGTACCCGCAAGCGTTATGCTTCTTTGGGTGACAAAGTGGTGGTAACGGTTAAGAACGCTCTTCCTGGCAGCGATTTGAAAAAAGGGACTGTTTCGAAGGCTGTTGTTGTTCGTACGCGGAAAGAAGTGCGCCGTCAGGATGGCTCATACATTCGCTTCGATGACAATGCAGTTGTGTTGCTCAGTGCAACCGGAGAAATGCGTGGAACCCGTATTTTCGGCCCCGTTGCCCGCGAACTGCGTGACAGCCACATGAAAATTGTCTCTTTGGCACCTGAAGTACTTTAA
- the rplX gene encoding 50S ribosomal protein L24 encodes MQKKLHIKKGDSVVVISGNSKGQQGKVLEVDREKERAIVEGVNLVSKHTKPNAENPQGGILKQEATVHISNLMLVDPASGKRTRIGRRLNDKGKLVRYSKKSGEEIK; translated from the coding sequence ATGCAAAAAAAGTTACATATCAAAAAAGGGGATAGCGTAGTGGTAATATCCGGCAACTCCAAAGGGCAGCAAGGGAAAGTGCTCGAGGTGGACCGGGAGAAAGAACGCGCCATCGTCGAGGGAGTCAATCTGGTGTCGAAACACACCAAACCCAATGCAGAGAATCCACAGGGCGGAATTTTAAAACAAGAAGCCACGGTGCATATTTCCAACTTGATGTTGGTTGATCCTGCAAGCGGTAAGCGGACTCGTATTGGCCGTCGCCTGAACGACAAAGGAAAATTAGTACGTTATTCGAAGAAATCAGGAGAGGAGATTAAGTAA
- the rplE gene encoding 50S ribosomal protein L5 codes for MDYVPTLKNKYREEIVPALQKEFGYSSIMQVPKLEKIIINQGVGAAIADKKLIEVAVEELTAIAGQKAVTTNSKKDISNFKLRKKMPIGVRVTLRRERMYEFLDRLISVALPRIRDFKGVSDKLDGRGNYTLGVTEQIIFPEIVLDKVTKINGYNITFVTSADTDEEGYALLRAFGIPFKNAKKN; via the coding sequence ATGGATTACGTACCTACACTAAAGAACAAGTACCGGGAAGAAATCGTACCTGCTTTGCAGAAGGAATTTGGTTATAGTTCCATCATGCAGGTTCCGAAACTCGAGAAAATTATAATCAACCAGGGAGTTGGTGCTGCTATAGCCGATAAGAAACTCATCGAGGTTGCAGTAGAGGAATTAACTGCAATTGCCGGTCAAAAAGCTGTTACTACTAATTCAAAGAAAGATATCTCGAATTTCAAACTGCGTAAGAAAATGCCGATTGGAGTTCGCGTAACCCTGCGCCGCGAGCGGATGTATGAATTTCTTGATCGTCTGATTAGTGTTGCCCTACCGCGTATTCGCGATTTCAAAGGGGTTAGCGACAAATTAGACGGACGTGGGAATTATACCCTCGGCGTAACGGAGCAGATTATCTTTCCTGAGATTGTTCTCGATAAGGTAACCAAGATTAACGGGTATAATATTACATTCGTTACCTCGGCTGATACCGATGAAGAAGGATATGCATTGCTTCGCGCATTTGGTATCCCGTTTAAAAACGCTAAAAAGAATTAA
- the rpsN gene encoding 30S ribosomal protein S14 produces the protein MAKESMKAREVKRAKLVERYAEKRARLKEEGDYIALSKLPRNSSRVRMHNRCNLTGRPKGYMRQFGISRIQFREMASAGLIPGVKKASW, from the coding sequence ATGGCTAAGGAATCAATGAAAGCACGTGAAGTAAAACGTGCGAAACTCGTTGAAAGATACGCCGAAAAGAGGGCACGCCTGAAAGAAGAAGGTGACTACATTGCACTGAGCAAACTGCCGCGTAACTCATCACGCGTACGTATGCACAATCGTTGTAATCTCACTGGTCGTCCGAAAGGGTATATGCGTCAGTTCGGCATCTCCAGGATTCAGTTCCGTGAAATGGCTTCGGCCGGCCTGATTCCCGGAGTTAAAAAAGCAAGTTGGTAA
- the rpsH gene encoding 30S ribosomal protein S8, which translates to MTDPIADYLTRLRNALKAKHKVVEIPASNLKIEMTKILKEKGYILNYKIDEEKNYQGSIKIALKYHPVDGTPAIKTLKRISKPGLRRYCDTDSIPRVLNGLGVAILSTSKGVITDKEAKDMNVGGEILCYVY; encoded by the coding sequence ATGACTGATCCGATTGCAGATTATCTGACTCGACTGAGAAATGCCCTTAAGGCAAAACATAAAGTAGTAGAGATCCCTGCATCAAACCTGAAAATCGAAATGACCAAAATACTGAAGGAGAAAGGGTACATTTTGAATTACAAAATTGATGAAGAGAAAAACTACCAGGGAAGCATTAAAATCGCTCTCAAGTACCACCCGGTCGACGGTACGCCTGCTATTAAAACGTTGAAGCGTATCTCTAAACCCGGGCTTCGCCGTTACTGTGACACCGATTCAATCCCGCGTGTGCTCAACGGTTTAGGTGTAGCTATTCTTTCAACATCGAAAGGAGTTATCACTGACAAGGAAGCGAAGGATATGAACGTTGGTGGAGAGATTTTGTGCTACGTTTATTAA
- the rplF gene encoding 50S ribosomal protein L6 yields the protein MSRIGKLPIEVPAGVAVNVSDENIVTVKGPQGELFQKVDPEIEVSLEENKIVLKRPTEQKRHKAMHGLYRSLINNMVKGVSKGYEIKLELVGVGYRAENKGQVLDLVLGYSHHTYIQLPNEVNVEAVTDKRSNPIVTLKSADKQLIGQVAAKIRSFRMPEPYKGKGIKFVGEQLRRKAGKSANVK from the coding sequence ATGTCAAGGATAGGAAAACTGCCCATTGAAGTCCCTGCCGGAGTGGCTGTAAACGTAAGCGACGAAAATATCGTTACCGTAAAAGGTCCTCAGGGAGAACTCTTCCAAAAGGTCGATCCCGAAATCGAAGTTTCTCTGGAAGAAAATAAGATTGTGCTGAAACGGCCCACTGAGCAGAAGCGTCATAAAGCAATGCACGGTTTGTACCGTTCGTTGATTAACAACATGGTTAAAGGCGTTTCAAAGGGTTATGAAATTAAATTGGAATTGGTGGGTGTTGGTTACCGTGCCGAGAACAAAGGACAGGTTCTTGACCTGGTTCTGGGTTATTCTCACCATACCTACATTCAACTTCCTAACGAAGTGAACGTAGAAGCCGTGACTGACAAGCGAAGCAATCCAATCGTAACACTTAAAAGTGCTGACAAACAGCTCATCGGCCAGGTTGCTGCTAAAATTCGTTCCTTCCGTATGCCTGAACCTTATAAAGGAAAAGGTATCAAGTTTGTTGGAGAGCAGCTGCGTCGTAAAGCTGGTAAATCGGCAAATGTTAAATAA
- the rplR gene encoding 50S ribosomal protein L18, with amino-acid sequence MAHTKQERRDRIRKRIRTKISGSAEAPRMSIYRSNNQIYVQLIDDVAGNTLVAVSSLNKEIASEKGTKTEIAAKVGKLAAEKAVAAGISTVRFDRGGYLYHGRVKAVAEAAREGGLKF; translated from the coding sequence ATGGCTCATACAAAGCAAGAAAGAAGAGATAGAATTCGTAAAAGAATCAGAACTAAAATTTCTGGTTCTGCCGAGGCCCCTCGCATGAGTATTTATCGAAGCAACAATCAGATTTATGTACAGTTGATCGATGATGTAGCGGGTAATACCTTGGTCGCAGTATCTTCACTGAATAAAGAAATCGCCTCTGAAAAGGGTACGAAAACTGAAATTGCAGCTAAAGTTGGAAAACTAGCTGCTGAAAAGGCAGTAGCTGCCGGTATCAGTACCGTAAGGTTTGACAGAGGGGGATATTTGTATCACGGACGTGTTAAAGCAGTCGCCGAAGCTGCGCGCGAAGGAGGTCTTAAATTCTAA
- the rpsE gene encoding 30S ribosomal protein S5: protein MAKNIKKVKTSDLDLKDRLVTINRVTKVTKGGRTFSFSAIVVVGNEDGIVGWGLGKASEVTTAIAKGVDAAKKNLVKVPVINGTIPHEQVAKYGGARVFLKPASSGTGVKAGGAMRAVLESVGIHDILAKSKGSSNPHNLVKATFNGLLEMRDAYTVAEHRGVTLDKVFNG, encoded by the coding sequence ATGGCTAAGAACATTAAAAAAGTAAAAACCAGCGATCTCGACCTTAAAGACCGGTTAGTAACAATTAACCGCGTTACCAAAGTCACCAAAGGTGGTAGAACATTCAGCTTTTCAGCTATCGTCGTTGTTGGCAACGAAGACGGAATTGTAGGCTGGGGTCTTGGTAAAGCCAGTGAAGTAACCACCGCCATCGCGAAAGGTGTTGATGCAGCTAAGAAAAATCTCGTTAAGGTTCCGGTTATTAACGGAACCATTCCACACGAGCAGGTAGCCAAGTATGGCGGTGCAAGGGTATTCCTGAAACCGGCATCTTCGGGTACCGGAGTAAAAGCAGGGGGTGCCATGCGTGCCGTACTGGAGAGTGTTGGAATTCATGACATCCTGGCTAAGTCCAAGGGGTCTTCCAACCCGCACAACCTGGTGAAAGCAACATTCAATGGATTGCTCGAAATGCGCGATGCCTATACAGTTGCTGAACACCGTGGCGTAACCCTCGACAAAGTGTTTAACGGATAA
- the rpmD gene encoding 50S ribosomal protein L30 — MAKIRITQVKSGIGASKVQKRTLVALGLKKLNQTIEHEATPQIQGMVNKLKHLVKVEEV, encoded by the coding sequence ATGGCAAAAATTCGAATTACACAGGTGAAAAGCGGAATTGGTGCTTCTAAGGTTCAGAAAAGGACCCTTGTAGCCCTGGGGCTAAAAAAATTGAACCAGACCATCGAGCATGAGGCTACCCCGCAAATTCAGGGAATGGTTAACAAACTGAAGCACCTTGTTAAGGTTGAAGAAGTTTAA